A single genomic interval of Malania oleifera isolate guangnan ecotype guangnan chromosome 13, ASM2987363v1, whole genome shotgun sequence harbors:
- the LOC131145870 gene encoding uncharacterized protein LOC131145870, with protein sequence MCSDRSSAYFHAILNKNRMRRHIAAITKENARIKPCLEEIIDPAQAAFIQKRSMVENIYMMQELIRGYARKRVSPRCLIKVDLRKAYDTVDWSFISDLLKHLKFPPMMIRWIMECISTTAFSVSLNGRLFGFFPGNQGLRQGDPLSPLIFVLYDLMLFSRGDAISVRSLMECLEDFSKCSGLAVNYQKSNLFYAGIKDQDLEQILNITSMRIGEYPFRYLGVPLLASRLTLAHYSPLINRILEELKNNNIWGITAKKEDSQLFKKILEIRDQLLVKSGSVGCAIELMEGWDLCSHRCYEFWREKMPRVPWRKEVWFHGSQPKHAFCLWLTLKGKLRTCDKLVGVETDQRCTYCNTETESIDHLFFKCNFTGEVWRIIKEWLGLKRSMTTIKAAVKWMHKEAKG encoded by the exons CTAGAATTAAACCCTGCCTGGAAGAGATAATTGACCCTGCACAAGCGGCTTTTATACAAAAAAGAAGCATGGTGGAGAATATATACATGATGCAGGAGCTAATTAGAGGGTATGCAAGGAAAAGGGTCTCTCCAAGATGCCTCATAAAGGTGGATCTTAGAAAGGCCTATGATACAGTTGATTGGTCCTTCATCTCTGACCTCCTGAAGCATTTGAAGTTCCCTCCTATGATGATTAGATGGATCATGGAATGTATCTCAACTACTGCCTTCTCTGTCAGCCTAAATGGACGTCTCTTTGGATTCTTTCCTGGAAATCAAGGCTTGAGACAGGGGGATCCTCTTTCCCCTCTAATTTTTGTCTTAT ATGATCTAATGCTTTTCTCGAGGGGTGATGCTATCTCTGTTAGAAGCCTAATGGAATGTCTTGAAGATTTTTCCAAATGCTCAGGCCTTGCTGTAAACTACCAGAAGTCAAATTTGTTCTATGCAGGAATTAAAGATCAGGATCTGGAGCAGATTCTGAATATTACTAGTATGAGGATAGGGGAATATCCATTTCGTTATTTGGGAGTTCCATTGTTGGCTTCAAGATTAACTTTGGCTCACTATAGTCCCTTAATTAATCGAATCTTAGAAGAACTAAAG AACAACAATATTTGGGGGATTACAGCAAAGAAGGAGGATTCCCAACTCTTCAAGAAAATTCTGGAGATAAGAGATCAGCTTCTTGTCAAATCTGGGAGTGTTGGATGTGCCATTGAGCTGATGGAAGGGTGGGATCTATGCTCACACAGATGCTACGAATTTTGGAGAGAAAAAATGCCTAGAGTTCCATGGAGAAAGGAAGTTTGGTTCCACGGATCCCAACCAAAACATGCTTTTTGTTTATGGTTGACTCTAAAAGGAAAACTACGTACTTGTGATAAGCTGGTAGGAGTGGAAACAGACCAGAGATGCACCTACTGCAATACAGAAACAGAATCCATTGACCACCTCTTCTTTAAATGCAATTTTACAGGTGAGGTTTGGAGGATCATTAAGGAATGGCTAGGGTTAAAAAGGAGTATGACCACCATCAAGGCTGCAGTCAAATGGATGCACAAGGAGGCAAAGGGCTGA